aaaaaaaatacagaacaAATAAATTCTATTGGATTCTTGTAAACATGTGTTTACCTTCAACCTAGTATTACCTTCAAAATATAAGCCAGTATTGTTGTTGTTCCAGCTCCCTGGGCCACTGCTCTTTTTAAAAAGATCCCATAACGACTGGAACTACACGTCAGAAGACGAACACATATCAGGGCAATGTCATCAGACTCCAACGTTCCAGGTCACCCAAGGAAAAATGCTTGGAGGAACCAGTTCATTAAACTTCCTGGCCTATGCTCGAGGCTACCCGGCCGACTTTAACTCTTGGGCTGATATTGTTAAAGACAACACCTGGAAATGGAAAAACGTCCTACCATACTACATCAAAAGTGAAAAAGTCGATGTCCCCGAACTCTTCAACTCACCAGACATACAATACTACGGAACTGAtggaaacattaaaataacaaaagaaaatagcgGTAATACAACTAATTATTTAGATGCTTTCAAAGAAGTCGGTTTTGAGACTGTCCTAGATTATAACCCGGAACATCCTTTAGGGTATTCCAATTTATTAACAACCGTGGCTGATGGCCACAGGCAGAGTACCGCTACTGCTTATTTAAGTCCTGCTAAAGACCGTCCTAATTTAcatgttttaaaagaaacaacAGTCACTAAGATCATAATCAAAGATAACAAAGCGACAGGCGTTGAAGCTATTACCGACGATggaaaaacattgaaaataaatgcaaaGAGAGAAGTTATAGTATCCGCCGGTACTTTGAATACTCCAAAACTTCTAATGTTGTCTGGCATTGGTCCTAAAGATCACTTAACAAGTAAAGGAATTGATGTGGTTTCTGACCTACCTGTGGGGGAAAACTTACAAGACCACGTTAGTGTTGTATTACTTCACAGTATGCATCAGTATAACTACCACCCAGCGCCGATAGATTTTCGCCTATTCCCTGCAATTACGTTCAGAGGCTTCATCGCTCTTGATCGACAGCAGAAATATCCAGATTACGGAGTTCTTAATTACATTGTAGAGGAAGACATCGTTTTATTCTTCTGTTCATTCGCATATCGATTCAAGCACGAATTAtgtaatacattatataaaGAAGGGAAAGGCAAAATTTCAGTATTCAATCAGATATTCAATTTAGCACCTAAATCTAGAGGCAAAGTGATGCTGCGAAGTAACAACCCAGCTGATGACCCGATACTTGAAACTGGGTTGTATACCAATCCGGAAGATATAGATAACTTTGTGAAGTTTATCGAAGATTTGACGCCTGTTATAAACTCtacttattataaaagtgtTGGAGCTAAGTTAGTTGATCCTATTCCTTCTGGTTGTAAGGAGTTTGAGTACCAAAGTACAGAGTACTGGCACTGCTATGCAAAGTGCGTTTCGACAAGTATCAGTCATTTCACAAGTACTTGTCCTATGGGTACGGTGCTTGATGGGAGACTGAAGGTTCATGGCGTCAAAGGCTTGAGGGTAGCCGATGCCAGTGTTATGCCAACGATCACTCGGGCCAATCCTGctgcaactgttttaatgatcGGTGAAAAAACTGctgattttattaaagaagAACATAATTTTTAAGACAAGGATAAACATGCTTTGAGaattgtttctttaaatttatttaatgattgtTTTATTAAGTCTCTTATcaagattaataaaataattattcgaaTGTTTTGTAGATTAAATTGTTAAGTTGTTTacactttatataaatattttattaaattggaaCTGACTTTCAATTTAAGCTGTGGGCTACTTTATCGGTATTTTTGTTCGCTTATATTGTGTGTAAGATTACAGaggttataaaattaaacaaaaaaaacaatgtaaatgtTTCTGTAATGCCAAGtactatcattattttattaattatataccATATTCGTTTTTGACGAAGTCAGCCATTTTTTCGCCAATCATAAATACAGTCGCTGCAGGATTAGCTCGTGGTATATTTGGCATCACACTAGCATCTGCTACTCTCAGACCTTTCACTCCGAGCACCTTTAGTCTTCCATCTACCACAGTTCCCATAGAACATGTACTGGTAAAGTGATTCATGCTGTAAGACAAGCACTTTGCATAACAACGCAAGTAATCTTTGGTCCCACGTACAAATTCTTTGCAACAGCCTGGAATTGGGTCCATAAGTTCAGCATCAATCTTCTTGTAATACGTCGTATTGAGAATAGGAGTTAAATCATCAATAAAACTGACAAGGTTTTCTAAATCTTGTAAATCCGAGAACTGGCTAGTGTTAATAATTGGTGGATCTGCTGGATTGGAACTACGAAGTAACACTTTACCTCTAGATTTGGGAGATAAGttaataatttgattgaaaATTGCCATTTTGCTGTCGCTTTGTTTATACACTGTGTCGCAAATTTCTTGAGTAAAAGGGTAACCTAacgaacaaaattgtaaaactaCATTATCTCTTGCTATAAAGTTATTAATCTCATAGTCAGGATACTGTTGTTTTCGGTCAATAGCAACGAATCCTTTGAAAGATATCGACGGAAATTCATGTGGGTTAATAGGATCTGTCGAAGATTCTTGTGATTTTAACTTATGTAGTACTACTACACCTACATGGTCTTGTAGATTCTCACCCACTGGCAAATCTGAAACGACATCAATtcctttactttttaaatgttcttTAGGACCTATACCAGACAACATTAGAAGTTTTGGAGTGTTGAATACACCGGCTGATATTATCACTTCTTTCTTAGCATTGATTATAATAGTTTTACCATTACTTGTTAGTGCTTCAACACCCTTAGCTGTTTTATTTTCGATGATTATTTTAGTAACTGTAGTGTCTTTCAAAACATGAAGATTAGAACGGTCTTTAGCAGGAGTAAGGAAAGCAGAGGCACCACTTTGTCTTTGTCCAGTTGCTATAGTGACAAGGAATTTAGAATAACCCAAAGGACTGTCTGGATTGAAGTCTGTAACAATCTTATGTCCGacttctttaaaacagttcaaGTAGTCTGTGATGTCGGAACTATTTTCTTGGGTTATTCCTAAATAGCCATCCGTACCGTGGTATTTCTTAGCATCAGAGTTTAAAATCTCTGGGACTTCTAATCGTTCGCTTTTGATGAACGCTGGGAGGACGTTGTTCCATTTCCAGGTGTCATCGTTTGTTATTTCAGCCCAGGAGTCATAGTCAACGGGGTACCCTCGAGCGTATTGTAAATAGTTTAAGGAGCTAGTCCCTCCAAGCATTTTCCCTTGACTCATTTCAAAGTAAGGCTTGCGATGACACTGATCGGCGATGTAGGTGTCTTCAGACGTAAAGTTCCAGTCGTAACGAGATTTTTGGAGAAAGAGTAGGGCACCTGGCAACTGTAATAACGGTAAAGATTGATTAAAACATTGAAACTGACTTAGGTACATTTCAGttgtagaaaataatagtaaCCTAGCATTTATGGGACTGTCAATCACTTAAGCTTTTGGAGCTAAAAATTCAATCTTCATGAAGCAGTAAAAAAAACTCTGGATCGCTATCGAAGAGAtaggttatatttttctaaaaattcaaaatataggCGAGTGCAGCTGTGCTtgctaactattattttatataaaaactgcgATAGTCTCCGTCACATGTAATATTGTCAGTAAGCAACAAAAAGCTCtttccatattttataaattatatttgtaacactttgcaaagtcctcaacccgcactttgccagcgtggtggactcaaggccttacccctccccgtcgtttgggaggagacccttgccctgcagtaggacagtaatagATTAAAAATTGTAGCACTTACATCAGACTCTAGTGGAGGGTCACCACCAGCTTCAATAAGGAGTACATTGACTGCGGGGTTCTCAGTCAGTCTGTTCGCGATCACACTACCAGCTGTACCGGCTCCCACGATGATGAAGTCGAAGCTGTCTCTATCTGAAagaatataactatttttatgtaaatttagaACCCAGTGGTGGCAAATATAATCGCTGCAAGTTTAATGTGGACTTAACTTATTTTcaacgacgtccgctagaggcgctgatcagatttttatacaacatcttacgacagctagccggttgtcgaaagtCAATAGTACTGTACCttgattctctatcactatcgactaccgacaaccggctagctatcgaaattttgacatttagaatgtactgccaaaatgtttcctacgacacccgtcagaggcgctgatcagattttcatacaaaatttctcgatgacagttcggttgtcggtagtcgatagtagtagagaatcgaggcactgatcaaCTTTTGCCAGCTACATAgattaacattgttattattattggcttaacatataaaactcttccgttactgagtgactgatggacaacgcacagccgaaactactgagcacAGAAAGTTGAAACTTGTTATAAAGAtttcttaggaagtgtagaggagcactaagtaAGGAATTTCTGGACATTATTACTCGTTACTTCTCGTGGCTTTGTTAACAACAACcacgcagatcgatctctgaggttaagccacgcttaccgaggtttttctgtggatgggtgaccatcttatacatatcgacatcctccgtatttcggaaggcacgttaaattgtgggtcccggcagtcattttcaaagatcattgacgtcggtcgttaacagtagtcagaagctttaaagcctgacaaccagtcttaccgaacggtatcgtgttatatataaagttattactCACCGTTGACTGTGGCTTGTCTAGGCCACATGTAAGCCGTAAACTGCATCAACGCAATCAGTTGGAACGCTGACTGCATCAGCTGTCCAAGGGACAACACTGTCGTCGAGTTCATGACGTCACTGAAACACCAGtcttataaaatcatttttatgaaTGGTTTAAGTTGCACCTCCCAAGTGGTCGAAGTTATGCTTGaagaaatacttaataaatataaatattattgtacatctcacacacggtaatttgattccaaactagcAGAGattgtactgtggtaaccaaataactgataaacatacttatatacttttcaatacatacttatgtagatacattaacatccaggctcagaacaaatactcgtgctcatcacacaaagatttgtcccgggtggtattcgaactcaccacacgcggcgctactaACCATCATGATGCAAAATTTCATGCTTGAGATTTCTttagaatagttcttgaaggcatgctAAGTCCAGTCCCGCACTTGCCCAGCGTGGTTGACTCTAGGCCTAACcactcatttcgggaggagactttTGCTCGGTAGTGGGACATTAGGTAATGAGTtaagcttatttatttaattatttataattaaacgtcattagaatttactttttcttttattgaaatcctttATGTTGCCCGTATTTCTACACTTGGTACTGTTAATTTAATTCTAATCGCAAAGTTAGTTAAAACGCTAGGCACTGagcaaaatttaaaagaaacttgGTAGTGAAATTGCCGTTCTGTAATATTAAAGCGAAAAAACattgtcaatatttaaaaaataacatataaaaattaagtatataatattaccCGCTATCCAAGttgtattaacaaaattattttgctatctattttgtaaaacattgttttgggatatttatatattttgacgTTAGTTTATAAAGtctaagtaataaaaagtttccCAAGGAATAAATAGAATGAAATAT
Above is a genomic segment from Anticarsia gemmatalis isolate Benzon Research Colony breed Stoneville strain chromosome 8, ilAntGemm2 primary, whole genome shotgun sequence containing:
- the LOC142974571 gene encoding ecdysone oxidase-like, yielding MNSAVAFSLVQSMQSAFQLISLLQLTAHMWPRQAVVNDGDSFDFIIVGAGTAGSVIANRLTENPALNVLLIEAGGDPPLESDLPGPLLFLKRSHNDWNYTSEDEHISGQCHQTPTFQVTQGKMLGGTSSLNFLAYARGYPADFNSWADIVKDNTWKWKNVLPYYIKSEKVDVPELFNSPDIQYYGTDGNIKITKENSGNTTNYLDAFKEVGFETVLDYNPEHPLGYSNLLTTVADGHRQSTATAYLSPAKDRPNLHVLKETTVTKIIIKDNKATGVEAITDDGKTLKINAKREVIVSAGTLNTPKLLMLSGIGPKDHLTSKGIDVVSDLPVGENLQDHVSVVLLHSMHQYNYHPAPIDFRLFPAITFRGFIALDRQQKYPDYGVLNYIVEEDIVLFFCSFAYRFKHELCNTLYKEGKGKISVFNQIFNLAPKSRGKVMLRSNNPADDPILETGLYTNPEDIDNFVKFIEDLTPVINSTYYKSVGAKLVDPIPSGCKEFEYQSTEYWHCYAKCVSTSISHFTSTCPMGTVLDGRLKVHGVKGLRVADASVMPTITRANPAATVLMIGEKTADFIKEEHNF
- the LOC142974867 gene encoding ecdysone oxidase-like, translating into MNSTTVLSLGQLMQSAFQLIALMQFTAYMWPRQATVNDRDSFDFIIVGAGTAGSVIANRLTENPAVNVLLIEAGGDPPLESDLPGALLFLQKSRYDWNFTSEDTYIADQCHRKPYFEMSQGKMLGGTSSLNYLQYARGYPVDYDSWAEITNDDTWKWNNVLPAFIKSERLEVPEILNSDAKKYHGTDGYLGITQENSSDITDYLNCFKEVGHKIVTDFNPDSPLGYSKFLVTIATGQRQSGASAFLTPAKDRSNLHVLKDTTVTKIIIENKTAKGVEALTSNGKTIIINAKKEVIISAGVFNTPKLLMLSGIGPKEHLKSKGIDVVSDLPVGENLQDHVGVVVLHKLKSQESSTDPINPHEFPSISFKGFVAIDRKQQYPDYEINNFIARDNVVLQFCSLGYPFTQEICDTVYKQSDSKMAIFNQIINLSPKSRGKVLLRSSNPADPPIINTSQFSDLQDLENLVSFIDDLTPILNTTYYKKIDAELMDPIPGCCKEFVRGTKDYLRCYAKCLSYSMNHFTSTCSMGTVVDGRLKVLGVKGLRVADASVMPNIPRANPAATVFMIGEKMADFVKNEYGI